A window of Quercus robur chromosome 12, dhQueRobu3.1, whole genome shotgun sequence genomic DNA:
AGTACGCTAAAGCATTGAAACTAACCCGTATCCTTCTATTTTCTACTAAATATGCTTTAAGAGCCTTAAAATGTACCTTTCCTTCTTTTAAGACGACACAAGACACACATTGGTTTATAACTTTATACAACAGATTAGCATTTTCAAaagatctgaatttttcattttcttttttatattgcACCCACTTAGAAAATTTGCAGTGTTAATTATGAAAAACCACTTTTGAAAGGGGAGATTTTCACATATTCAATATGGATGgattagattttaaaatataaaactaaaaatagtgTTTACGGCGATGATATAACTAATGATTACTCCATCTCGTAGCTTAGGCGTGCTAGGCCTTCGTTTAATCTTTGCTATAATGCCGCTAAGCAAACATGTGCAATTCCACGAACATGGATTTTGATTACCGTCAAAGAAACCAAGCAACACTACAAGTCTACAACAACCTGAAAGTAGTACTATCAATAGGAAGATTATATTAAAGTATTCATTTACCAATATAATTCTCCTTCTTAGGTAGCACTGCAATGATAAGAACAAACATAAGCCATAAATAATGAATGACCAGCAATAGAAAAACACGATCTCCTGATGAATTGGCTTAATGGAGCAACGTAGATATGTCCAAGCAAATGGCACCCAACAAATGAATGTAGGCATTGGCCTCACTCAAAAGTGACCCGGGTATCCCAGCATCGCTAAAACCATCATTACAAGTGTCAGCATCAGTAATAGCAGCACTAAGCACACTATTTAAACGGCCAGCATCATGTGCTTTAATGGCGACCAAGGCAGTTTGAAAATTGTTGAGGGCACTGTCGTAGTTTTCTTGGCATTGTTCTATGCACTGGGACTCGAAGTTGGATGTGGAATGGTGTGTAGCAAGTTCGTTTGCCTTAGCAATGGTTTTATTGGTGAAGCTTATAGCTGCTTGAATCTCGGACACGAGGATGGAAGCTGGGTCAAACTCTCCACTAAGGAATGGAATGATGGTGGTGGCACAAACGACAGGGTCTTTAGTTATGCCACAAACTTTGTGGACAGCAGGATTAACATTTGCAGTTGGTGGAGTGTGCAAAATGGGGGAGAATGAACCGGACACTTTAGCTTCAACTGAACCAGAGACACCCGCTGCAGCTGAGACATCTGCATGAGGCAATTTAACTTCAGCTGAGACATCTGCATGGGGCAATTTAGCTTCAACTGAACCGGAAACACCCAACGCAGCTGAGACATCTGCATGAGGCAATCTAGCTTCAACTGAACTGGAGACACCCGACGTGGATGGAACTGAGACATCTGCATGATGCAAGGCGGGGGCTGAGGATGGATTGGTGGAGACAGCAAAGTCACTGTGCTTGCGAGGTACGCAAACAGCATTTGCTGAGAGGAGAAGGGAAGAAAGGGAGATGAAGAGGAGAATGTGGTTGATGACTTCCATTGCCCTTTCTCTTGGAGGAAAGCAAAGAGGAGAGACAAAGGAGGATACTTTAAAGAATGGAGCAAATAATGTTCTCTTGGGGGAAAGCAAAGAGGATACTTTAAGGAATGGAGCAAATGATGGGTGGGACGTGGGGTTTTAGAAGGAGGATCGTTATGCATGGAATTAGGATTGTCATACAAACTTTACTGAAAATAGGATTGTAGGTTATACCAGTTTCGTATGGATCGATTTAG
This region includes:
- the LOC126709502 gene encoding pectinesterase inhibitor-like — protein: MEVINHILLFISLSSLLLSANAVCVPRKHSDFAVSTNPSSAPALHHADVSVPSTSGVSSSVEARLPHADVSAALGVSGSVEAKLPHADVSAEVKLPHADVSAAAGVSGSVEAKVSGSFSPILHTPPTANVNPAVHKVCGITKDPVVCATTIIPFLSGEFDPASILVSEIQAAISFTNKTIAKANELATHHSTSNFESQCIEQCQENYDSALNNFQTALVAIKAHDAGRLNSVLSAAITDADTCNDGFSDAGIPGSLLSEANAYIHLLGAICLDISTLLH